GCGCGGATCTGCCGCACCGTGCCCGTCAGCATGGCCGTGGCGCTGAGCACGGCGAGCTCAGACCTGCCGGGGACAGGGTGGGATGCCGCGAGGGGTGTCCTGAGGCAGCACCACGGTATCTCACAGCGGGGGAGAAAGGAGGTGCAGGCAAGGAGACCCCTGCGGTCCCAGCCCCAAGGGGGTCCTTGATAGAGAAACTCCCCCCTGGCAGCTGTCTCGTGCCTCAGACACTCACATTTGCAGGAGCTGCGGCTGCAGGATGCCCTGAAAAAACTTTTCCTCCACGGCCTCGGTGATGGCATCTGCCACGACCTGTGGGTGATGGCAGAGGCTGAGCCGCAGCACGGGCAGGGGGCTGCCGTGCTCTGCAGCGCATCCAGGTGCTTCTTACCAGGTGGGCGCCCATCACCAGCTCATCGAGGTAGTCCAGCCAGCTGAAGAAGGCAGCCAGGCTCTCCTTCCCCGGGAAAACCCCGTCGCTGGCAGCATCACCCTGCGACCTGAGTGGGGTAGAGGAtgcggggctgcagcagagcctcGGTGGTGCCTGGGGACCACCCTGCCCAGTGCCCACCCTACCTCCAGCTGGCCCTCTCCAGGGCGAGGATGTCGGCGGGGTCGGTGCAGGCGGGCACGGCGCTGTAGAGGTCACAGAGATGCTCCGTCAGCAGCTGGCACAGGGCGCTGCTCCgcaccaggcaggcagcagccgcCTCCTGGGCGAGCCCGACGAGCAGGAGCAGGTTTTCCTGAGCCTTCAGCGCGACCCTGCTTTTctgcgaggaggaggaggagagaggcagcGTCACACAACCGGCGGCGCCTGCCATCCCCTCCTTGGCCGCCCTTTCCCCCTACCTTGCTCTTGCAGAGCCCCACCAAGGACGTGACGAGGTTGCTGTCCCTGCGTGGTGGGGAGGGCTCGGGCGGGGGGTAGGCGGCAGTGCCCGGGGGATGCTCCGCACCCTCTTCCACAGGGCTGGCTGGCAGCTCCTGGCCTCTCCTCCCATTCAGGATGCTCTTGCcctggagaggaagaggagcagcaaAGCATCATAGCCACCATCTTCCACCCTGAGGAGCTTTGCAGTGTGGATGGAGCTGCAAAGCACGTGAAAAAAAGTCAATTAAACGAGCCAAACCCCAAAGATGAGCCCATACGTGTCCCACCAGCACAGGGCTGCCCGGGGGGGGATGCTCACCTCCAGGATGTACGCCAGCAGGGTGGGATCCTGCTTGATCTTTGTGCAGAGGACGGCCGTGAACTGcacctcctccttctcagtgCCAGAGCCCAGGCGGTCGCCGCTGAGCTGGAGCAGTTTCTGGCAGGGCAaggagggggctgctgggccGCTGGCTGCTCTCCCGCTGCCCCGTTACCGTGGGCATCGGATCCCGGCAGCGTTTGGCGGGGCTGGGGTCAGTCCCAGGACACGGCATCGCCAGCGGCGCTGCCAGCCGGGGCCTCCCACCGGGCGCGGGGCTCACCTGCACCGGCCTGTGCACGTTGAGGTAGTGCAGGAGCGGGTGCtgcacctgccccagcacccggctgaagaagaggaggaccTGCTGCCTCATCCCGGGGGGATACTGGGAGGGAGACATCAGTGAGAGCCCAGTTACCTGTTTGCGTACCTGATTACCCTGTAATTGCCCCAAATCACCTGCTGGGTTACCCAGTCGGTGTGGGTGGCTTGCAAGAACACTCTCAGCAGAGACTGCAGTTTTGCACCCCCAAAATGATGCAAAAGGGCCCATGAAGCCCCCCCACCCAGGACCTCCCACCTGCCCCGGGCTCCTCTCCCTTTAATACTTAGGGACTGAACTCAGCTCTCTGAATTGAGCTGTCCTGCAAAAAATGGGGattatttcctctttcccaCTGCTACAATGCTAGCGATGGGAGCAAACCCAGCACCCTGAAAAACCAAATCCTCACAGCCACGGAAGGGCCGGCGCGTGTTCCTGAAGGCCACGCTGCGCTAGGGTTTGCTTAGGTTTGATTAAAAGGCTATTTATAGGGAGCCTCGTTATTATTAGCAACAGAGGAACAGCGGAGCTGCTAAAGTTGGCCAATATTTACTTTGAGAGGGTGCTAAAGCCATCTTGCCCTGTGAACCCAAGCAGTAGCGTGCTTGTTGTGCAAACAGGCTGTGAAAAACACCCCATGCACGCAGGATGTGATGGGGTGCAAGAGCCGttcagaggagctgcaggaaggaTCCCAATGGGGATCTCACACCGAGCAATCCAGTCCCCTAAAAGCACCCAGACCAGCTCACGCTCCACAAACTCCCGTTGCCCTGCTAGAAGAGTTTCAAAGCTAAAATTATTGAACAGCACCACgcaaagcagctggaaaaggctgtgggtgctgcagcacagcGGGGctcgcccccccccgccccgaagCGGCTTTCCCGTGCCCGTACACCCACCTCTGCCTTGCCCAGCGTGCCGAGGGTCTCCAGGAccttgtgctgcagcaggtactcGAGGCACGGCCCAGCCTCCCCCGCCGGGCGCTGCTTCTCCTCGTACACCAGGATGTCCAGCATCTGCTTGAGGCGCCAGGGGATGTCCGTCTGTCTGGCGGGGACACTCTCGTCTGCGGACACAAGAATCGGAGCCTGCTGCATGGGCAGCGTGCAGCCAGGCTCAGCAAGGGGAGCAATGCGTGGTGGGGGGTCCAGGTGCAAACGTGGGGTGCTTGCAGGCAGCACCCCGAGCCGTGCTGGCCCAGAATCCACCTCCACCGCCGTTAGCGAGGACGACGCTAGATGGCAATGTGATGATGGAGTCCCAGCAGCACTTGAGGCTGCTCCTTCCGCTCATGGCCTAGCAAGCTGCCGGCTGTCCCCGCTGGGGCCAGAGCTGCTGttccggggggctgcggggtgctGCCTGGCACTGCCAGTCCTGGAGACCCTCCAGCATGGcccaggaggggaaggagccgTGAGGGTCAAGTGGGAAGGACCGTGATGCCGCCAGGGACAGGGCTGAAACTCTCCAGGCCCTACTTTTAGTGCTCCTGGAGAGGGACATGCCCCAGCCTGCAATCGCTCCCAGGAGAACCCGCACCCACCCAAACACCCCATGCTGACCCCGATGGTGTGCAAGGATGGTCGGGACTGGGCAGGGCCAAGCTCTCAGCTGGATAAGTCCTCCTGGGGTATGGGAATGGGTGTCCCATGGGAAAGCCCCACGTGCCAGGTCAGCCACGGTGCCCTGCTACTGCATGGGGTCCTGCCCCAGGGCACGGGGTCCCGTCCCAGGGCATGGGAACCCCCTCCCTGGGCACAGGGACCGTGATACCAGGCGATGGGACTCTATCTTAAGGCACAGGGACACTCTCCCAGGACACGGGGACCCTGTTCCCACACCACAGGGACCTTATTCCcactccccagggaccccaTCCTAGGGCAGAGGGACCCGCACCCCACTCACCCGTGGCCTCCAGGTAGTAGCCAGTGATGCCCTTCCAGTGCTCGGTGAAGGCTTCCAGCAGGTCCACGCTGGGTTCCCGCTGCGCATACCGGGGTCAGGGTTAGGGGTGCACGGAAGCCCTCCCCGCTCCCGGTGTGTCCCGTCCGTGTGTCCGTCCCCCCCCTCCTCGGGCCCCGCTTACCGTCTCCACCGCCTGCTGCAGCAACGCTCCCAGGCGGCTCAGCATGGTTGtaccgcggccccggccccgcacccggccccgcacccggccccgcacccggccccgcacccggccccgcacccggccccgctccgctgcgccCCGGCGCGGTGGCTCCGCCCGGAgccgggcggggagggcggcCCGGCCGCGGTACCTCccccggcggccccgctccggctCCGGGCTCCGGGTGGGCTTGGGGAGcgaggggggaggaggagttgggacacacacacacacacaccccccgcgACGGGGATGGATTGGGGCGGAGGGACTGCGGGAGCGGTGAGGGATGGAGGCTGGAGGGGTgtcggggctgggggggttggAGGGGTATTTGGGGTGGAGGGTTTGGAAGGGTCCCTTAGCCCTAAAAATACtccgggggtgggggaggcagcctggggtggggaaggaccCCCCATGCACCGGGACGGGGATGGCCCCCCTTCACACCTCGCACCGGGATGGGGATGGACCCCCCCCATCCACAGCTTGCACCGGGATGGGGATGGACTCCTGTGCACCGGGATGGGGATCGGCCCCCTACCCACACCTcgcactgggatggggacagcccCCCatgcactgggatggggacaccccCCCTCAGATAGCTCCCCCCTCCACACCTCGCACCAGGATGGGGACAGCCCCCTGGGCACACCAGGCACCCCCCCACCAGCTCGCCTCTTCCCGCGGCGCGACCTGGCAGAAGCCAAAttttaggtttggtttttttttttaatccttaaaaaaaatgtttctacaattaaaaacaagccatgacaaaggcagctgctggaaGGCAGCCCAGGGCCCAGCCCAGGGCCCAGCTCGGGTCCCGCTGACGCCAGGGAAGGTGCAATGAGGTGCCCTAAACAGCCCCCACCACCCTGTGtacccctccccaccctggtTCCTTGGTCCAGGGTGCATCTGCACCCACCCCTGCAAGTGGGTGCTCGCGGAGGGGGGACTGGGGTGCTGCCGGTGCACCGTCTCAGGGACAGAGCTGGTGACTCATGAGGTTGCAACCGGGAAATCTGTGCCTCAAAACTAAGGTGCTGGGATGGGCGAGAAGGCAGCAAGCCTGCGAGGGGCTCGCCGCCCTCCTGCCCTTGCGCCAGAGAAACTAGAAACCCACAGAAGATGGAGAGtttatatgttatatatatatatataaaaaaaatagatgtgCGTAGTTGTAGTGTTGATACTGATGGTTAAAAAAACAGATACCAGGCTGGTGCTGCACGATCCACGTGCAGCCCTACATTCTGCTGAGAGATGCAGACGGTCTGGCAGGTACGTCTGCGGGGCGGATGCTGCCCCGGGGCTGCTGCAGCGCTGGTCACATCGCAGACTTCATCTCCCACTCCTGGAGAGTGAGCAAGATGGGTGGTCAAACCCCTCACATCCCAGCCCGGCATGTGGTACCCGGCTCACCTTACCTCTGCCCACCCCACGCAGCTCCCGGCCGGtacctttctcttctgcagcactTTTCCCTTCTCAATGATGACTGGGGAGGGAGATGGCTTCAGGGCGCTCTTTGCCGACGCTGTACGCTTCAACAGCGGTGTGAGGAATGAGCCCTGCTGGAAAAACACAGCGGAGAGAGGGCGATGCCTGCCCTCCCGAACCCTTTGCACGCCCTGCAGCCCGTGCCCTCCCTGGTGTCCatcccccgtgcccccccccccacctcggAGCCAGCCGAGCTGGCGGTGGCAGCGATGTGGCCCTTCAGTGACTTGCCGATGGCCAGCAGGTTCATCTCGGAGCCAGCTTTCAGCCTGCCCTTCATGCGGCAGGCCCTCTCcagctgccccaccttctcctccagcttGGGGAAGGCTCTCTTCCCTGCAAGGACAGCAAGGGCGCTGCCAAGCCCGGGGACCCCACGACCCCACCGGCTGCTCGCGCAAGGGCCAGgcaccccccagcacagggacagAGCCCCTCTGAGGTCCTACCTATGAGGATATCCAGCCCGTCCCGAGCCCCTTTCCTCTCAGGCAGTGTCAGGGTGCACTGGGACTGGGAGAGATCCCTGCTCCAGAGCTTGGGGCTCACCTTCACCCGCTGcgggctggcagccctgccctggagagctgctgctgatgctggggaggaagggcagaggaaggatgctgggaggaagggcagaggaaggatgctggggaggaagggcagAGCAATCACGGCACAACACCGTGCTCATGGGCACCGCAACCTCCATCACGGCACATGGGACTGGGGTGCCCAGGGGGACCCCGCTGCTCCCCTCAGTGGAGCATCCAGTCCCGGCTCACCTGCCTGCGAGGGCAGGGTGCTGCCCGGGGTGTTGCTGCAGGCACCGGTGGGCAGCGCAGACACGGGTCTCTTGCGCTGCCCTTGCACTGCTCGGTCcaagctctgctgctgtggaaGGAAGCCCGGGACAAGCCCATGGGCAAGTGATGGTGGGACCCCATCTCCCTTGCCCTGGGGCTTGCTTGGGGGGGCAAAGGTGCATCAGCAGAGGttaccagctgctgcagccgcTCCATATTGGAGTAGAGATGCTTGGGGGCCTCAGCAGGTGGGAGCTGCCCAAAGGGGTCGTCCATGTAGGTGTTGGGGGTCGAGACACGGCGCAGCAGCAGCCCGCTGCAAGCAGGAGGGGGGTCCCGTTAGTCCCATTActgcccgcagccctgcagcagggtgggagggctggggctggccgTGCCCCAGCCAGCATCTCCTtaccctgcagcagggcagccgctggcatcgCCCAGCCTGGGGGTCTCGGTGCGGGGGCTGTCACTGGCCAGGTCCCCTCTTCCCCTGGCCCGCAGGGTCTTCAGCCAGGCTTCCCTTTCCTCATCTGAACAGGTCTGGCGTGGGGCAGAGGGTCTGGGctcagcaggtcccccccagtgaggggggtggggggctcggGGGTGCTGCAGCGGTTGGTCACCTGCAGCAGGGCGAGCTCCCGGCCCCGCTGGGCGATGCGGATGCGGAGGCGTTGGGGAGAGCCGGCGGCCACCCCCGGGGAAACCTCGCAGCTCTCCAGCCGCAGGGCGCAGACGGGGCGCTGGGCACCGCCGGGCTCGGGGAACATGCGCAGGGCTCCCTGCCGCACCGCGCACCACAGCCGCTGCCACCGCCCGCGCAGCCGCACCGCCAGGAAACCTGTGGGTCCATCCCCTGTCAGCGGTGGCACGGGGTGCAGGGACACCCCCTCGCCCAGTCCCCATGCACCGCACCTCCTTTAGCGTCCTCTccgggccgggggctgcgggctgGGCTCTGCCGGGAGCaatcttcttcctcctccttgccgAGCTGGGACCTGACAGCCTGAGATCCAGAGAGCCCAGTCTCCTGCAGATTTTAAGCCCCCtgcaccctgacccccaccccacggcgatgcaacccccccccccagcatcacCCGACAGGGACAGTGGGACAGGGAATTGGGGTGTACTCTCAATATCCccggcagccccttccctgtgGCTGGGTTTCCCAGGGGAGGACAAGCGGCTCACCCTGCCGAGCCTTGAGGAGGGTGATGCTGGGACACTGATGGCTGCCAGCCCGATCGGGGCATCGCTGCTGACCTCTTCGATCACCTGCCAAGGGAGAGAGGGAACACTGCAGCCCTGGGCTCCTGCTTCCCCATCTAATGGGGCTCCAGGCACCCCCAGGAcgggagaggagctggggacAGATGGGGTCGTCCCCAGCCACCCCAGGAGCACCCCAGCAGGTCTGTGCCCCtgtttctccctcctgcccatgCAGAGCTCTGCCAGGCTGCAACACCTCCAaaccttcctccagtcctcagccTGCTGCCGGCTCTGGAAGCCAATGACCAGCGCCTCGCCCGCTGTCCCCGTCACCTTCAGGATGTGCGGCATCTTCTTGCCACGCTTGGCTTTGTAGGCGACGTGGCAGCCCCGCAGGTCCAGCTCCAGCACCGGCTGCGGGTCTGCGGCACACCTGAAGCACTGTGGAGGCACGGTGGGGTCAGCAGAGCTCGGGGACCCATTCCCACCCTCCATCCATCCTCCTCCGGCCGCTCACCAGCAGCACGTGCTCCCGGATGATGAAGAGCTGCTTCGCCCACTGTCCCAGCCAGCGCTTCCTCCAGAGGAAGCCGCAGAGCTGCGCCTCGGGGTGACCAGGGGGTTCAGCATCGGGGCCAGCGGCCAGTGGCCGCCGCAGGTAGTGGGCACGGTCCGTCACaccatcctcatcctccccGTATGACTCGTAGTGGCTGCTGTCGCTGTCGGCACCACCTGAGAGCCGGGATGGTGTTAGGGTGCTGGGTGCATGCgggtgccggggagggggcgcggaGGGGTGCTCACCAGAGCCAGTGCATCTGCCAGGGCCAAGGGGTTCGGCATCTTCATAGGAGTCGTCAGCTGGTGGGGATGGCGAGACACCCGGCACCTTGCtctggggagagaaggggagcTCCAAAGGTGCTGCCCTGGGGTGAACCCCACGGGGTCCCCAAGGGGTGGCTGGAGGgctctgcctggggctggcGGGCAGCATGGGAATCTTCCCAGCCTGGCCAGACCCCTGCGTGAGCgaggctgcagtgcagggaTGGGCACTGGGTGGCCCTCTCCCATCCCCTGTCccatccctgtgctgctggccGAGCCCCACTGCACACCCGCAGCCCCCCAAACTCTCCACCGCCCACCCTTACCCCTCCATGCCGGCTCAGGGTGCTGGCTGGTCGGTACTCGCAGCCTCTTCCTCCTGTTGCATCCACTGTCCTGGTTCCTGGGGGGAAAAGCGGGACTGGCAGCGATGTGCCAGGTCGGCGAGGAGCCGGGCATCCCCGGCCGTGCCCGATGAGCCGCCGGCGGAGATGGGGTACGGGTCAGAGCGAGCGACTCACCCGGGCTGGCCCGGCCCTGCGGGGTCcccggggaaggggagaggcagCGCATGATCATGTACTCTGCATCCTCTGCTGCGGGGGGAGCGCCCAGTCACAGCCCTGCTCCCggcccctccctgctgcccaccGGGCACTAACCAGGGGCcaccccgtgccccccccccgcccacagATCCATGCTCACACGGGGGGCTCTGCAGCCGGGAGAGGAGATCGGCCACCGACTTCTTCTTGGCCCGAGCTGCGGCGCTGAGGCTTTCCCGGTCCAGGATGAGCAGGAAGGACCGCAGGTCCGACagcagcttgtccaggtctgCAGGGGACAGGGACGTGCCATCACACCCCGCCAGAggagggggcaggcagggataCCCGTCCCCTGCCCGCTGCActgggcagggctggaaggGGGTCTCTGATGCTGGGCAGACAGACATGGGGGTTACGTGCCCCGTGCCACCGGCCGTGCCCCCGCTCCCGGCACCTGCCCCGGCTCTGCACAATCCCTCTATTGACGGgcccggggtgctgggggaggatgaggaggggggACGGGGACCTGCGCCGCTGAAGGCTCCTCTGTGTGCGCTCACAGAGCGGGTTTGTTCCCGGTTGGGCGAGGGGAGCCGGGGATGGGGGCCGCGCCGGGCAGCCCAACGTGCTGCTCCTCTGTGctgcggaggaggaggaggaggaggtggcatgGCACATGGGAGTAGCTGATGAAGCCGCTCCGGGCATGCCGAAAATGCTGAGTATTCACCCGCTGCCCGCTCCAAGGGCAGGGAGCGGGGTCAGGCCGGGGACCCTGACCCTGCTGTGCCaagagggagggatggagcaggACAAGGAGCTGTTTTGTGCCTCCTCACCCCGGCCGGGGAAGCTGGGAGTCCTGTGCCATGTGCAGCAGGGTGGGacagccctgcctctgccccatgGCCTCCCCTGGGGTGGGGAAGACCCAGAAGGGCTACAGGCATGGGGAGAGGGTCCCTCCAGCCCCGAATGGTGGCAGCCCTATCAGCTCTGGGTCCAAGCAGGGGTTTCCTGTGCTGGAGGAGCACATGGCAGAGCAGGACCATGCAcacccccagcctggcccctcGCCCCGCTTCTGCAGAGGCCCCTCGCCCTGGGCACCTCCAGCTGCCACTGCAGGAGTGGGCAGAtaccccccggcccccccaccctgggtcgctgcctgcctccccccttGCTCTTCCCTGCTGTGCATCTGGAAGTAGTTTGCATCGCTCTGCTCCGGCCACTCCAGGCTCTGCTCCCTACTCCCAGCTCGGATAAAAAGTTGCAGACCCACTGTCGAAACCCACTGCCTCCTGGCATGGGGCCTGGCTGTGCCGGCTCCCCCCACGCCGCCCCGCTCCATTCCCAGCCTCCCTCCTCGCCGTCCCCTTGCCATCTCCCGCAGGAAGAGGGACAACACACAGCTGGCTGGGATG
The sequence above is drawn from the Phalacrocorax carbo chromosome 24, bPhaCar2.1, whole genome shotgun sequence genome and encodes:
- the FHIP2B gene encoding FHF complex subunit HOOK-interacting protein 2B isoform X3, with amino-acid sequence MLSRLGALLQQAVETREPSVDLLEAFTEHWKGITGYYLEATDESVPARQTDIPWRLKQMLDILVYEEKQRPAGEAGPCLEYLLQHKVLETLGTLGKAEYPPGMRQQVLLFFSRVLGQVQHPLLHYLNVHRPVQKLLQLSGDRLGSGTEKEEVQFTAVLCTKIKQDPTLLAYILEGKSILNGRRGQELPASPVEEGAEHPPGTAAYPPPEPSPPRRDSNLVTSLVGLCKSKKSRVALKAQENLLLLVGLAQEAAAACLVRSSALCQLLTEHLCDLYSAVPACTDPADILALERASWRSQGDAASDGVFPGKESLAAFFSWLDYLDELVMGAHLVVADAITEAVEEKFFQGILQPQLLQMSELAVLSATAMLTGTVRQIRAPPLLHRLVLFLLGPDRQPETPGDTPHPLRTHLIDRCNHLSDEISLASLRLFEELLRKPHEHVVHNLALRNLEARGYLQRGPPVHDERGPPDPDPDEDGLDLEEDPYFTDGFPDAGFRMAKKPLPGSAPSGKGQVSEVVSSFLCLVPEEAKTSSCMEEGGYDTYVHDALGMVQACRASAAPWGWPPAPRPLDTCHPEVTFYEGHFLKVLFDRMTRILDQVIGDLMQRLQRVPHFRAKLLLVRQQLMGLVPGEQMDHTMLFKGVVVLEEFCKELAAIALVKGPPEGPP
- the FHIP2B gene encoding FHF complex subunit HOOK-interacting protein 2B isoform X2, producing MLSRLGALLQQAVETREPSVDLLEAFTEHWKGITGYYLEATDESVPARQTDIPWRLKQMLDILVYEEKQRPAGEAGPCLEYLLQHKVLETLGTLGKAEYPPGMRQQVLLFFSRVLGQVQHPLLHYLNVHRPVQKLLQLSGDRLGSGTEKEEVQFTAVLCTKIKQDPTLLAYILEGKSILNGRRGQELPASPVEEGAEHPPGTAAYPPPEPSPPRRDSNLVTSLVGLCKSKKSRVALKAQENLLLLVGLAQEAAAACLVRSSALCQLLTEHLCDLYSAVPACTDPADILALERASWRSQGDAASDGVFPGKESLAAFFSWLDYLDELVMGAHLVVADAITEAVEEKFFQGILQPQLLQMSELAVLSATAMLTGTVRQIRAPPLLHRLVLFLLGPDRQPETPGDTPHPLRTHLIDRCNHLSDEISLASLRLFEELLRKPHEHVVHNLALRNLEARGYLQRGPPVHDERGPPDPDPDEDGDLEEDPYFTDGFPDAGFRMAKKPLPGSAPSGKGQVSEVVSSFLCLVPEEAKTSSCMEEGGYDTYVHDALGMVQACRASAAPWGWPPAPRPLDTCHPEVTFYEGHFLKVLFDRMTRILDQPYSLNLQVTSVLSRLAAFPHPHLHEYLLDPYLNLAPGCRSLFSVLVRVIGDLMQRLQRVPHFRAKLLLVRQQLMGLVPGEQMDHTMLFKGVVVLEEFCKELAAIALVKGPPEGPP
- the FHIP2B gene encoding FHF complex subunit HOOK-interacting protein 2B isoform X1, encoding MLSRLGALLQQAVETREPSVDLLEAFTEHWKGITGYYLEATDESVPARQTDIPWRLKQMLDILVYEEKQRPAGEAGPCLEYLLQHKVLETLGTLGKAEYPPGMRQQVLLFFSRVLGQVQHPLLHYLNVHRPVQKLLQLSGDRLGSGTEKEEVQFTAVLCTKIKQDPTLLAYILEGKSILNGRRGQELPASPVEEGAEHPPGTAAYPPPEPSPPRRDSNLVTSLVGLCKSKKSRVALKAQENLLLLVGLAQEAAAACLVRSSALCQLLTEHLCDLYSAVPACTDPADILALERASWRSQGDAASDGVFPGKESLAAFFSWLDYLDELVMGAHLVVADAITEAVEEKFFQGILQPQLLQMSELAVLSATAMLTGTVRQIRAPPLLHRLVLFLLGPDRQPETPGDTPHPLRTHLIDRCNHLSDEISLASLRLFEELLRKPHEHVVHNLALRNLEARGYLQRGPPVHDERGPPDPDPDEDGLDLEEDPYFTDGFPDAGFRMAKKPLPGSAPSGKGQVSEVVSSFLCLVPEEAKTSSCMEEGGYDTYVHDALGMVQACRASAAPWGWPPAPRPLDTCHPEVTFYEGHFLKVLFDRMTRILDQPYSLNLQVTSVLSRLAAFPHPHLHEYLLDPYLNLAPGCRSLFSVLVRVIGDLMQRLQRVPHFRAKLLLVRQQLMGLVPGEQMDHTMLFKGVVVLEEFCKELAAIALVKGPPEGPP